One segment of uncultured Desulfovibrio sp. DNA contains the following:
- a CDS encoding HIT domain-containing protein: MKHLWAPWRIQYILGPKPDTCVFCLSDDTDRDAERLVLYRGRRAFVIMNRYPYNNGHIMVCPYRHLSSLTDLEQDEAHETMDLVQRCSGILYEHFHCEGINVGLNLGKAAGAGIREHLHFHLVPRWNGDSSFIAVMDDVRTMPQYLEETYTALKGYF; encoded by the coding sequence ATGAAGCATCTCTGGGCGCCATGGCGCATACAGTACATTCTGGGACCCAAACCCGACACCTGCGTGTTCTGCCTGTCCGATGATACGGACAGGGATGCAGAGCGTCTTGTCCTGTACCGGGGCAGGCGTGCCTTTGTCATCATGAACCGCTATCCGTACAATAACGGGCACATCATGGTCTGCCCCTACCGCCACCTTTCGTCCCTCACCGATCTTGAGCAGGACGAAGCCCATGAAACCATGGACCTGGTGCAGCGCTGCAGCGGCATTCTCTACGAGCACTTCCACTGTGAAGGCATCAATGTGGGACTCAACCTCGGCAAGGCAGCCGGAGCCGGCATTCGCGAGCATCTGCACTTTCATCTTGTACCGCGCTGGAACGGCGATTCGTCCTTCATTGCCGTCATGGACGATGTGCGCACCATGCCGCAGTACCTTGAAGAAACCTATACGGCCCTGAAGGGCTATTTCTAA
- a CDS encoding DnaJ family domain-containing protein, with protein sequence MSQANPWSVIQSIAEKRIEEAQSRGEFDHLPGAGRPLRLEDDSHIPPELRMAYKVLRNAGCLPPEVQERKDIATLADMLEHCEDEQERVRQMQKLRFMITRARMRHQRHLQLDDESYYERLLDRLSRHHEGTAAAPGKRRPA encoded by the coding sequence ATGTCGCAAGCCAATCCCTGGTCCGTCATTCAGTCCATTGCCGAAAAACGCATTGAAGAAGCCCAGTCCCGGGGAGAATTCGACCATCTGCCCGGGGCCGGCAGGCCCCTCCGGCTGGAAGATGACAGCCATATTCCCCCGGAACTGCGCATGGCCTACAAGGTGCTGCGCAACGCCGGCTGCCTGCCCCCGGAAGTGCAGGAACGCAAGGACATTGCCACGCTGGCCGATATGCTGGAACATTGCGAGGACGAACAGGAACGGGTGCGCCAGATGCAGAAGCTGCGCTTCATGATCACCCGCGCCCGCATGCGCCACCAGCGCCATCTGCAACTGGATGACGAAAGCTACTATGAACGCCTGCTGGACAGGCTGTCGCGGCACCACGAGGGCACGGCAGCCGCACCCGGCAAGCGGCGTCCGGCCTAG
- a CDS encoding Smr/MutS family protein, with protein MSRQPKEKHPDRLWCDEDRPGDNPFAALDQNLFPRANGAPGRSGTAGRGAHSSNRPRARRAVTEEDAEARLFLEAMSQTCVRPEAGTTASGGFGLDEQSNLSQKVAARRKAQTARAARTAAPAAATAAAPVSPSRTSGPATVAATSGDGPVQGQVAADSEADAFLLAMRQVRPLPGRGRAVAPPVVAQTPPPAADTSLQDFLEGKLEFALSFTDEYLEGYVVGLDPLIMGKLRAGSLSPEAHMDLHGLNVQQAFESLRGFLRGSWYKGLRTVLVVPGRGRNSPDGVSVLRGKLQTWLTQDPFKRVVLAFCTAQPHDGGPGSIYVLLRKFRKKGRICWERMPADADLF; from the coding sequence ATGAGCAGGCAGCCCAAGGAAAAGCACCCTGACAGACTGTGGTGCGATGAGGACCGACCGGGTGACAATCCCTTTGCGGCCCTGGACCAGAACCTCTTTCCCCGTGCGAACGGAGCGCCCGGCCGTAGCGGTACGGCAGGACGGGGAGCGCATTCCTCTAACAGGCCGCGTGCCAGGCGGGCCGTGACGGAAGAGGATGCCGAGGCCCGGCTCTTTCTGGAGGCCATGTCGCAGACATGTGTACGGCCGGAAGCCGGGACAACGGCGTCAGGCGGCTTCGGTCTGGACGAACAGAGCAATCTTTCCCAAAAGGTGGCGGCCCGCCGGAAGGCGCAGACGGCCAGGGCAGCGCGAACAGCCGCTCCTGCCGCAGCAACGGCCGCCGCGCCAGTGTCGCCTTCCCGGACGTCCGGCCCGGCGACGGTGGCCGCCACATCCGGTGACGGACCGGTCCAGGGACAGGTGGCGGCAGACAGCGAGGCAGATGCCTTTCTGCTGGCCATGCGTCAGGTGCGTCCGCTGCCGGGCAGGGGACGTGCCGTGGCGCCGCCCGTGGTAGCGCAGACGCCCCCGCCGGCGGCGGATACCTCCTTGCAGGATTTTCTGGAAGGCAAGCTGGAATTTGCCCTGTCCTTTACCGATGAGTATCTGGAAGGCTATGTGGTGGGCCTGGACCCCCTGATCATGGGCAAACTGCGGGCCGGGTCCCTCAGCCCGGAAGCCCATATGGACCTGCATGGCCTCAATGTTCAGCAGGCCTTTGAAAGCCTGCGCGGTTTCTTGCGCGGTTCCTGGTACAAGGGGCTGCGGACGGTGCTGGTTGTGCCCGGTCGCGGCCGCAATTCGCCGGACGGGGTAAGCGTGTTGCGCGGCAAGTTGCAGACCTGGCTCACGCAGGACCCCTTCAAGCGGGTGGTGCTGGCCTTCTGTACGGCACAGCCGCACGATGGCGGACCGGGCAGCATCTATGTGCTGCTGCGCAAGTTCCGTAAAAAGGGGCGTATCTGCTGGGAGCGCATGCCGGCGGATGCCGATCTGTTCTAG
- a CDS encoding CBS domain-containing protein: MNSVLTLVTCHANADFDAFAAMLAVRHLYAPCRLLFPGTQERGLQKIYASLDKERYGLVDSDALDWDALSRLVVVDTRQRDRLHHVERLLQRADVHVECWDHHPSSGDDINADISHWEAVGSVTALIVEALRKAHVCLDADEATLLGLGIYGDTGSFTYSSTTTRDFESAAWLLQQGMKVTDIDDMASHELTSAHVRALNSLLESARTYVIGGISIVIAEASMMHYLGDFAYLAHRLMEMEKFPVLFAIGRMEDRIQVVARSRSEAVNVGAVCADLGGGGHAYAASASVRNMMLHEVHDTIVRSLRAQLGQDKTARDYMSTPAVGIESDKPIRAADELMLHFGLKAVPVFLPGTRRCCGILDAQTASRARLHGLEDFSVENYMQRNPVLLAPDAPLSDLSATIVGARQRLVPIVENDQVVGVVTRTDLINVFAHEPGQLQESEFPAAKPRNVAKLMRDRLSAHTRSILELAGNLGRKLGLPVYVVGGFVRDLLLDRDNEDIDLVVEGNGICLAKALAEALDGRVREHQKFMTSVVIYTGPEGEELRIDVATARLEYYEYPAALPTVELSSIKMDLFRRDFTINALAIRLDSTSYGQLVDFFGGQRDIKNGAIRVLHTLSFVEDPTRCLRAVRFEQRYGFHLDPAAEKLIKNVLALNLLGKLSSARIFHEYSHICTEPNPPACFDRLDELDLLHAISPALCLTPTRREVLISLREKISWYHLLYLDEPVQHWLAYFLALCHNLSYEDASEVYNRLGLPATRRTATFRLREKARYLCNRLEGWQRKQAGRQTDVFGLWKMLEGLGLEFLLYLMAAISDEKLQKNLSRYITQWRREKADIGGADLIALGLQPGPFFTAILREILAAKLNGTAATPEAQWALAKGLVQDALSGNMPQKAAPAGSGPAGSARKKIHGKHEEKNGDDIAS; the protein is encoded by the coding sequence ATGAATTCCGTCCTCACCCTTGTGACCTGTCATGCCAATGCGGACTTTGACGCCTTTGCGGCCATGCTGGCTGTCCGCCACCTTTACGCCCCCTGCCGGCTGCTCTTTCCCGGCACGCAGGAACGCGGCCTGCAAAAAATCTATGCCTCCCTGGACAAGGAACGTTACGGTCTGGTGGACAGCGACGCCCTGGACTGGGACGCGCTCTCCCGCCTGGTGGTGGTGGACACGCGCCAGCGGGACCGGCTGCACCATGTGGAACGCCTGCTGCAACGCGCCGATGTACACGTGGAATGCTGGGATCACCACCCCAGCTCCGGCGACGACATCAATGCCGACATCAGCCACTGGGAGGCCGTGGGATCGGTAACGGCCCTTATTGTGGAGGCGCTGCGCAAGGCGCATGTCTGCCTGGATGCGGACGAAGCCACCCTGCTGGGGCTGGGCATCTACGGGGACACGGGGTCCTTTACCTATTCCTCCACCACCACCAGGGATTTTGAAAGCGCCGCCTGGCTGCTGCAACAGGGCATGAAGGTGACGGACATTGACGACATGGCCTCGCACGAGCTGACCAGTGCCCATGTGCGCGCGCTCAACAGCCTGCTGGAATCGGCCCGCACCTATGTCATCGGCGGCATTTCCATCGTCATTGCCGAAGCCTCCATGATGCACTATCTGGGGGACTTCGCCTACCTGGCTCACCGCCTCATGGAAATGGAAAAATTCCCGGTGCTCTTTGCCATCGGCCGCATGGAGGACCGCATCCAGGTGGTGGCCCGCAGCCGCAGCGAGGCCGTCAACGTGGGGGCCGTCTGTGCCGATCTGGGCGGCGGCGGCCATGCCTATGCCGCCTCGGCCTCTGTGCGCAACATGATGCTGCACGAAGTGCACGATACCATTGTGCGCAGCCTGCGTGCCCAGCTGGGGCAGGACAAGACCGCCCGCGACTACATGTCCACCCCGGCCGTGGGCATCGAATCGGACAAGCCCATCCGTGCGGCCGATGAACTCATGCTGCACTTCGGCCTCAAGGCCGTTCCGGTCTTCCTGCCGGGCACACGGCGCTGCTGCGGCATCCTGGATGCACAGACGGCCTCCCGTGCCCGCCTGCACGGCCTTGAGGACTTTTCGGTGGAAAACTACATGCAGCGCAATCCCGTGCTGCTTGCGCCCGATGCCCCCCTGAGCGATCTTTCCGCCACCATCGTGGGGGCGCGGCAGCGGCTGGTGCCCATTGTGGAAAATGACCAGGTAGTCGGCGTGGTGACGCGCACGGACCTCATCAACGTCTTTGCCCATGAGCCGGGCCAGCTCCAGGAAAGCGAATTTCCCGCAGCCAAGCCGCGCAATGTGGCCAAGCTCATGCGCGACCGCCTGTCCGCCCATACCCGCTCCATCCTGGAACTGGCCGGCAATCTGGGCCGCAAGCTCGGCCTGCCGGTCTATGTGGTGGGCGGCTTTGTGCGGGACCTGCTGCTGGACCGCGATAATGAAGACATCGACCTGGTGGTGGAGGGCAACGGCATCTGCCTGGCCAAGGCCCTGGCCGAGGCCCTGGACGGCCGCGTGCGCGAGCATCAGAAATTCATGACCTCCGTGGTCATCTATACCGGCCCGGAGGGCGAGGAACTGCGCATCGACGTGGCCACGGCCCGTCTGGAATATTACGAATATCCCGCTGCCCTGCCCACGGTGGAACTGTCTTCCATCAAGATGGACCTTTTCCGCCGGGACTTCACCATCAATGCGCTGGCCATCCGTCTGGACAGCACCTCCTACGGGCAGCTTGTGGACTTCTTTGGCGGACAGCGCGACATCAAGAACGGCGCCATCCGCGTGCTGCATACCCTGAGCTTTGTGGAAGACCCCACCCGCTGCCTGCGGGCCGTCCGCTTTGAGCAGCGCTACGGCTTTCATCTGGACCCGGCAGCGGAAAAGCTCATCAAGAACGTGCTGGCCCTGAACCTGCTGGGCAAGCTGAGCAGCGCGCGCATCTTCCACGAATACAGCCACATCTGCACCGAACCCAACCCGCCGGCCTGCTTTGACCGCCTGGATGAGCTGGACCTGCTGCATGCCATCTCCCCCGCCCTCTGCCTGACCCCCACCCGGCGCGAGGTGCTGATCAGCCTGCGGGAAAAAATCAGCTGGTACCACCTGCTCTATCTGGATGAACCGGTGCAGCACTGGCTGGCCTACTTTCTGGCCCTGTGCCACAACCTCAGCTACGAGGATGCCAGCGAGGTCTACAACCGGCTGGGGCTGCCCGCCACACGGCGCACAGCCACCTTCCGCCTGCGGGAGAAGGCCCGCTACCTCTGCAACCGTCTGGAAGGCTGGCAGCGCAAGCAGGCCGGCCGGCAGACAGACGTTTTCGGCCTCTGGAAAATGCTGGAAGGGCTGGGGCTGGAATTTCTGCTCTATCTCATGGCTGCCATCAGCGACGAAAAGCTGCAAAAAAACCTTTCGCGCTACATCACGCAATGGCGCCGGGAAAAGGCCGATATCGGCGGGGCGGACCTCATTGCCCTGGGCTTGCAGCCCGGCCCCTTCTTCACCGCCATTCTGCGGGAAATCCTGGCCGCCAAGCTCAACGGCACGGCTGCCACACCGGAAGCGCAGTGGGCACTGGCCAAAGGTCTGGTGCAGGATGCCCTGTCCGGCAACATGCCGCAGAAGGCGGCGCCTGCCGGCAGCGGCCCTGCCGGATCGGCCCGGAAAAAAATTCATGGAAAACATGAAGAAAAGAACGGGGACGATATTGCATCATAA
- a CDS encoding ABC transporter permease has protein sequence MTTCLTALREVFMAGTPGAQAVPFLLAYALLLVVGLIMRLCHINRLRMLFMAGLRMTLQLILAGFLLTYVFAHPHPLLTAAYLGVMTLFTIRTVLGRHPRLNSRFRRCVAVSLAVCGLLSTAFFVACIARQNVFDPQYAIPLAGMLMGNAMTGLSLALKSFEEALGAQQVRIHTLVDLGVRPQRILFPLVRTALETALLPTLNSMLGMGIVFLPGMMTGQILAGAAPTTAILYQGSIMMAICATVCLAVLGALLWGYRSLWDAALCIRLPAPPQQG, from the coding sequence ATGACGACATGTCTGACAGCACTACGGGAAGTGTTCATGGCCGGTACGCCCGGGGCACAGGCCGTGCCCTTTCTGCTGGCCTATGCGCTGTTGCTGGTGGTGGGGCTGATCATGCGGCTGTGCCACATCAATCGTCTGCGGATGCTGTTCATGGCCGGCCTGCGCATGACACTACAGCTGATTCTGGCGGGATTCCTGCTGACCTATGTGTTTGCGCATCCGCATCCGCTGCTCACGGCGGCCTATCTGGGTGTCATGACCCTTTTCACCATCCGGACGGTGCTGGGCCGTCATCCCCGGCTCAACAGCCGTTTCCGGCGCTGTGTGGCCGTGAGTCTGGCTGTGTGCGGTCTGTTGTCCACGGCCTTCTTTGTGGCCTGTATTGCCCGGCAGAATGTTTTTGATCCGCAGTATGCCATTCCCCTGGCCGGCATGCTCATGGGCAATGCCATGACGGGACTGAGCCTGGCCCTCAAGAGCTTTGAAGAGGCCCTTGGCGCGCAGCAGGTGCGCATTCATACCCTGGTGGATCTGGGCGTGCGCCCGCAGCGCATTCTCTTTCCCCTGGTGCGGACAGCACTGGAAACAGCCCTGCTGCCCACGCTCAATTCCATGCTTGGCATGGGCATTGTCTTTTTGCCGGGCATGATGACCGGGCAGATTCTTGCCGGTGCTGCGCCCACAACAGCCATTCTGTACCAGGGCAGCATCATGATGGCCATTTGTGCCACGGTCTGCCTTGCCGTGCTGGGGGCACTGCTCTGGGGATACCGCAGCCTCTGGGATGCGGCGCTGTGCATACGGTTGCCCGCGCCGCCGCAACAGGGCTGA
- a CDS encoding LapA family protein: MRFLKVLILVVAIFLALVFLFQNQTALSQDMVLTLNLFFVPPMSSIPLPFYFLIIAGFVLGALLSICFLVWDKVHNSARLMKARWRIGQLEREVASLHKQLNSDGKKTSFFQRMKHTRDAKDAAKEAPETRPAEENAPAKSQPAPLPEDVVAPDPDKQQ; encoded by the coding sequence ATGCGCTTTCTGAAAGTCCTGATACTGGTTGTGGCCATCTTTTTGGCGCTGGTTTTTCTGTTCCAGAACCAGACCGCCCTGTCACAGGATATGGTGTTGACGCTCAATCTCTTTTTTGTGCCGCCCATGTCTTCCATCCCGCTGCCCTTCTACTTCCTGATCATTGCCGGTTTTGTGCTGGGCGCGCTGCTTTCCATCTGTTTCCTGGTCTGGGACAAGGTTCACAATTCCGCCCGCCTCATGAAGGCGCGCTGGCGCATCGGCCAGCTGGAACGCGAAGTGGCCAGCCTGCATAAGCAGCTCAACAGCGATGGCAAGAAGACCTCCTTCTTCCAGCGCATGAAGCACACCCGCGATGCCAAGGATGCCGCCAAGGAAGCGCCGGAAACCCGCCCTGCCGAGGAAAATGCCCCGGCCAAGTCCCAGCCGGCGCCCCTTCCCGAAGATGTGGTGGCGCCTGACCCGGACAAGCAGCAGTAG
- a CDS encoding ABC transporter ATP-binding protein, which translates to MGILSTHGVSFAGITYPDLTFPQGGVHVICGPSGCGKTSLLRLCNRTLEPATGCVCFMDRDVRDIPPLALRKDVLLAGQEVFLFPGSIAENFRQFHVLRESPVPPAERMAAFLRLCAFDAPLGSPCEQLSGGERQRVFLAIHLSFVPRVLLLDEPTSALDAATARCFMEHLCRFGREQDMTVVMVSHDRALAAAWADSLTELGGRA; encoded by the coding sequence ATGGGCATTCTTTCCACACATGGTGTTTCCTTTGCCGGCATAACCTATCCTGACCTGACCTTTCCGCAGGGTGGGGTGCATGTCATCTGCGGCCCCAGCGGCTGCGGCAAGACAAGCCTGCTGCGCCTCTGCAATCGTACCCTGGAACCGGCCACGGGCTGCGTGTGCTTCATGGACCGCGATGTGCGGGACATTCCGCCCCTTGCGCTCAGAAAGGACGTTTTGCTGGCCGGCCAGGAGGTTTTTCTCTTTCCCGGCAGTATTGCAGAAAATTTCCGCCAGTTCCATGTGCTGCGGGAAAGCCCGGTCCCGCCGGCGGAACGCATGGCGGCCTTTCTGCGGCTGTGCGCCTTTGACGCTCCGCTGGGAAGCCCCTGTGAACAGCTTTCGGGCGGGGAGCGTCAGCGAGTATTTCTGGCAATCCATCTGTCCTTTGTGCCGCGCGTGCTGCTGCTGGATGAGCCCACGTCGGCTCTGGATGCCGCCACGGCCCGATGTTTCATGGAGCATCTGTGCCGCTTTGGCCGGGAACAGGACATGACCGTTGTGATGGTCAGCCATGACAGGGCGCTGGCAGCGGCCTGGGCCGACAGCCTGACGGAACTGGGGGGACGGGCATGA
- the mutS gene encoding DNA mismatch repair protein MutS, whose amino-acid sequence MSQTPPSAPSAKLTPMFEQYMRIKAEYPDALLFYRMGDFYELFFDDAVTAARELQIALTSRSRDSENPVPMCGVPWHAAQSYLAQLVDKGYHVAICDQIEDPRQAKGLVQRAVTRVVTPGTVLDDANLHSKSHNYLGALMLAENGSGGFAWADISTGQWSGIALRRPSELWQWVQKLAPAELILPETMSPPPHCLLEGIRLVRLPRSVFDLKRAERRVLEAQGVRETQALGLHNKPELLQACGALLHYLEQTQKRSPKHLLPFQPLDLGRHLLVDDVTERNLEIFCRLNGRKGKGTLRHVLDETMTPMGGRLLEDMLRHPWRDAAPILRIQDAVAFLHDDDTRREALREALSAVYDLERLSTRITLERASPRDFIALRNSLNALPAVLAALTTPTDGSYATEAQALGTDLPAALHEICSHWDALDDCADILNRALVDSPPALITEGGLFRPGYHDRLDSLMDLMEHGEQKLHAMLEKEQQATGIAKLKLGNNRVFGYYYEVSKAAYSGPLPDHFIRRQTLANAERFTTPALKELEEQLLSAADSRKSLEYSLYVELRSHMAAQRERLLHMADMLAHLDYWQSLAHVGRRNGWCRPRLDDSPHLCIRDGRHPVVEAMLGSANFVPNTVILDERRRLCLLTGPNMAGKSTVLRQVALICLLAQMGSMVPATEARLGMVDRLFSRVGASDNLAQGQSTFMVEMMETARILRQATRRSLVILDEIGRGTSTYDGVALAWAVVEDLASRQHGEVRTLFATHYHELTALEGRIPGVFTMNIAIREYNHEILFLHKLVPGPSDRSYGVEVARLAGVPQHVVQRARAILADLERQKSPRQAPPAGTAIALPGLELPPAPQERRSPRTHTVNPQETLDTPSAPAEHPLVQLLRDLEPENLTPLAALRLLTEWKQLWGQPAAAASDSDSAGERPQEPPF is encoded by the coding sequence ATGAGCCAGACACCGCCCTCCGCCCCGTCCGCCAAGCTCACGCCCATGTTTGAGCAGTACATGCGCATCAAGGCCGAATACCCTGACGCCCTGCTCTTCTACCGCATGGGCGACTTTTACGAGCTGTTTTTCGACGATGCGGTCACGGCAGCGCGCGAGCTTCAGATCGCCCTGACCAGCCGCAGCCGCGACAGCGAAAATCCCGTGCCCATGTGCGGCGTGCCATGGCATGCGGCCCAGAGCTATCTGGCCCAGCTGGTGGACAAGGGCTACCATGTGGCCATCTGCGATCAGATAGAGGACCCCCGCCAGGCCAAGGGGCTGGTCCAGCGCGCCGTTACGCGCGTGGTCACGCCGGGCACTGTGCTGGATGATGCCAATCTGCACAGCAAAAGCCACAACTATCTGGGCGCGCTCATGCTGGCGGAAAACGGCAGCGGCGGCTTTGCCTGGGCCGACATTTCCACCGGCCAGTGGTCGGGCATTGCCCTGCGCCGCCCCAGCGAACTCTGGCAATGGGTGCAGAAGCTGGCGCCGGCGGAACTCATCCTGCCCGAAACCATGTCGCCGCCACCGCACTGTCTGCTGGAAGGCATCCGCCTGGTGCGCCTGCCGCGCAGCGTCTTTGATCTCAAGCGGGCTGAACGGCGGGTTCTCGAGGCGCAGGGCGTCCGCGAAACCCAGGCCCTCGGGCTGCACAACAAGCCGGAACTGCTTCAGGCCTGCGGTGCGCTGCTGCACTATCTGGAGCAGACCCAGAAGCGCAGCCCGAAGCATCTGCTCCCCTTTCAGCCGCTGGACCTGGGCCGTCATCTGCTGGTGGATGACGTGACCGAACGCAACCTGGAAATTTTCTGCCGTCTCAACGGCCGCAAGGGCAAGGGCACCCTGCGTCATGTGCTGGATGAAACCATGACGCCCATGGGCGGGCGCCTGCTGGAAGACATGCTGCGCCACCCCTGGCGCGACGCTGCCCCCATCCTCCGCATACAGGATGCCGTGGCCTTCCTGCATGATGATGACACCCGCCGGGAGGCCCTGCGTGAGGCCTTGTCTGCGGTATATGATCTGGAGCGCCTGTCCACGCGCATTACCCTTGAGCGGGCAAGCCCGCGCGACTTCATTGCCCTGCGCAACAGCCTCAATGCCCTGCCCGCTGTCCTTGCCGCCCTGACCACCCCCACCGACGGCAGCTATGCCACCGAGGCACAGGCGCTGGGCACCGATCTGCCCGCGGCCCTGCATGAAATCTGCTCGCACTGGGATGCGCTGGACGACTGCGCCGACATACTGAACCGGGCACTGGTGGACAGCCCGCCCGCTCTCATCACGGAGGGCGGCCTGTTCCGGCCCGGCTACCATGACAGGCTGGACAGCCTCATGGACCTGATGGAGCATGGCGAACAGAAACTGCACGCAATGCTGGAAAAGGAGCAGCAGGCCACGGGCATTGCCAAGCTCAAGCTGGGCAACAACCGTGTCTTTGGCTACTATTACGAGGTGAGCAAGGCGGCTTACAGCGGTCCCCTGCCTGATCACTTCATCCGCCGGCAGACCCTGGCCAATGCGGAACGCTTCACCACACCGGCCCTCAAGGAACTGGAAGAACAGCTGCTTTCCGCCGCCGACTCGCGCAAGAGCCTGGAATACTCGCTGTATGTGGAGCTGCGCAGCCACATGGCCGCCCAGCGCGAACGCCTGCTGCACATGGCGGACATGCTGGCCCATCTGGACTACTGGCAGTCACTGGCCCACGTGGGGCGCCGCAATGGCTGGTGCCGCCCCCGGCTGGACGACAGCCCTCACCTCTGCATCCGTGACGGGCGCCACCCCGTTGTGGAAGCCATGCTGGGCAGTGCCAACTTTGTGCCCAATACCGTCATTCTGGATGAGCGACGGCGGCTCTGCCTGCTTACCGGCCCCAATATGGCCGGCAAGTCCACCGTCCTGCGCCAGGTGGCCCTCATCTGCCTGCTGGCCCAGATGGGCAGCATGGTCCCTGCCACGGAAGCCCGGCTGGGCATGGTGGATCGCCTCTTTTCCCGTGTGGGGGCCTCGGACAATCTGGCCCAGGGGCAGAGCACCTTCATGGTGGAAATGATGGAAACCGCCCGCATCCTGCGCCAGGCCACACGGCGCAGCCTGGTGATTCTGGATGAAATCGGGCGGGGCACCAGCACCTATGACGGCGTGGCCCTGGCCTGGGCTGTGGTGGAAGACCTGGCCTCCCGGCAGCATGGCGAGGTGCGCACCCTCTTTGCCACCCACTATCACGAGCTGACGGCCCTGGAAGGACGCATTCCCGGCGTCTTCACCATGAATATCGCCATACGGGAATACAATCACGAGATTCTCTTTCTGCACAAGCTGGTTCCCGGTCCCTCGGACCGCAGCTATGGCGTGGAGGTGGCCCGTCTGGCCGGGGTGCCGCAGCATGTGGTGCAGCGCGCCAGAGCCATTCTGGCCGATCTGGAGCGCCAGAAATCTCCCCGGCAGGCACCGCCGGCGGGCACGGCCATTGCCCTGCCCGGTCTGGAACTGCCGCCCGCCCCGCAGGAGCGCCGGTCTCCACGCACGCATACCGTCAACCCGCAGGAGACCCTGGATACGCCGTCCGCCCCGGCGGAACATCCCCTTGTGCAGCTGCTGCGCGACCTTGAGCCGGAAAACCTCACCCCCCTGGCCGCGCTGCGCCTGCTGACGGAGTGGAAGCAGCTCTGGGGGCAGCCGGCAGCCGCTGCGTCCGATTCTGATTCTGCCGGCGAACGTCCGCAGGAACCGCCCTTCTGA
- the secG gene encoding preprotein translocase subunit SecG yields the protein METLILTLHIIVCVLLVILILLQAGKEGMGVIFGGGGNTSVFGSSGAGGILAKLTAFMAVVFVITSLSYTYVSSPRAASEESQILSTPAVNIEDSIPAQPAAPAAPAGTDSAASAPAVEKAPAAQPAAPAPSGDAPAPAAAAPEAPATAQ from the coding sequence GTGGAAACCCTCATTTTGACGCTTCATATCATTGTCTGCGTTCTTCTTGTTATCCTCATCCTGCTTCAGGCAGGCAAGGAAGGCATGGGTGTCATCTTTGGCGGTGGCGGTAATACGTCCGTCTTCGGCAGCAGCGGCGCCGGCGGCATTCTGGCCAAGCTTACGGCCTTCATGGCTGTGGTCTTTGTCATCACCTCGCTGAGCTATACCTATGTGAGCAGCCCCAGGGCAGCTTCCGAAGAATCCCAGATTCTTTCCACGCCGGCCGTGAACATTGAGGACAGCATCCCCGCGCAGCCGGCCGCGCCTGCGGCTCCCGCCGGTACCGACAGTGCCGCGTCCGCTCCCGCCGTCGAAAAGGCCCCGGCCGCCCAGCCGGCCGCCCCTGCGCCGTCCGGCGATGCGCCTGCTCCGGCGGCTGCGGCTCCCGAAGCGCCAGCCACAGCGCAGTAG